From Mauremys mutica isolate MM-2020 ecotype Southern chromosome 17, ASM2049712v1, whole genome shotgun sequence, one genomic window encodes:
- the LOC123351337 gene encoding interferon-inducible GTPase 5-like has translation MEESKFIPGNKFSKDRNILPGLSEQETDEIKAALEAGDLSGAACVVQKSDELFNNTELNIAITGESGSGKSSFLNALRGLGDEDEGSAETGVVETTIEPERYQHSKYPNVIFWDLPGIGTPDFRPDTYLEQVTFSRYDFFIILASERFKANHAKLAQEIHKMGKKFYFVRSKVDFDIYNEKHKKSFNEERTLEKIRNDCVNHLCGEGMSSPQVFLVSSREFQKYDSPKLQKTLLKELESHKKHLFLLALPNLSKPILEKKKKALQRQIWKQALKSCAIAAVPLPALSVKCDIGILVDNMREYCESFGLDNISLYTLASQVRKSVAELKGVIKSPLANNISKETAEEQLTKAAGKGLIFAKHFISMIPVVGTVFAAETSFTVTYSMLNNFLDDVAEDAQRVLIKALERENK, from the coding sequence ATGGAAGAATCAAAATTTATCCCTGGTAACAAATTTTCAAAAGACAGAAATATACTTCCTGGTCTGTCTGAGCAGGAAACTGATGAGATCAAGGCTGCTCTCGAAGCAGGAGACCTCTCAGGAGCAGCGTGTGTGGTGCAGAAGTCTGACGAGTTGTTTAACAACACCGAGCTCAACATCGCGATCACAGGGGAGTCAGGATCTGGGAAATCGTCCTTCCTCAATGCCCTCCGGGGCCTGGGAGATGAGGATGAAGGATCAGCTGAGACCGGGGTGGTAGAGACGACCATAGAACCAGAGAGGTACCAACATTCCAAGTACCCCAATGTGATCTTCTGGGACCTGCCGGGGATCGGGACCCCAGATTTTCGGCCAGACACTTACCTGGAGCAGGTGACATTCAGTCGCTATGACTTCTTCATCATCCTCGCTTCGGAGCGGTTCAAAGCCAACCACGCCAAACTGGCCCAGGAGATCCATAAGATGGGGAAGAAGTTTTACTTTGTGCGCTCCAAGGTGGACTTTGACATTTACAATGAGAAACACAAAAAGAGCTTCAATGAGGAGAGAACCCTGGAGAAAATCAGAAATGACTGCGTCAATCACCTGTGCGGAGAAGGGATGAGCTCCCCGCAGGTTTTCCTTGTGTCAAGCAGGGAATTTCAGAAATACGATTCTCCCAAACTGCAGAAAACGTTGCTGAAGGAACTGGAAAGTCACAAGAAACACCTTTTCCTCCTGGCCCTGCCCAATCTTTCCAAACCAatcttggaaaagaaaaaaaaagctttgcaAAGACAGATCTGGAAACAAGCCCTGAAGTCGTGCGCCATCGCAGCTGTTCCTCTCCCGGCTCTCTCGGTGAAGTGCGACATTGGCATCCTGGTGGATAACATGAGAGAATATTGTGAGAGCTTTGGGCTGGATAACATTTCCCTCTATACACTCGCTAGCCAGGTTCGGAAGTCTGTCGCTGAGCTGAAGGGCGTGATCAAGTCCCCACTGGCCAACAATATCTCAAAAGAAACGGCTGAGGAGCAGCTGACTAAGGCGGCAGGAAAGGGTCTAATTTTTGCTAAACATTTTATCAGCATGATACCGGTGGTTGGGACCGTATTTGCTGCAGAGACGTCTTTCACAGTGACATACAGCATGCTGAACAACTTTTTGGATGATGTCGCTGAAGACGCCCAAAGAGTCCTGATCAAGGCCttggagagagaaaacaaatga
- the LOC123351333 gene encoding uncharacterized protein LOC123351333 isoform X1, translating to MELPKGALAGRLQEQDFKLPTLSKEDLEELQAAIDRGDLSAAASKVQESLELLKNASLDIAIMGEVGAGKSSFINAIRGLEDDDDGAAMVGMVETTKEPIAYSHPKLPNVRVWDLPGIGISRFRPDTYLRLVNFAHYDFFIILVSHRFRSTHADLVREIQRMGKKFYFVYSQVDMDLCNERRKNNFSQEGVLQRIRSHCIESLQRQGVSSPQTFLISRWEFDKYDGPRLQEALADEVDAHKRHVFLLALPSIFRPIFERKRKALQGQARVQARTISASLSPGLSIACDVPQLMGFMASYCKSFGLDDDSLVNLAQQVGKPVVDLRTVIRSPLGKEISSHFTLNLLAKARADCMTRTGRILSAIPLIGGLVEAQVAFSVTCTILQHFLDNVAEDAQRVLIKALEAEEKKEMDATGEASSGIFQDLDIKLPSMSEEEFKELKAAVQIGSLSEVVSKLEQSKNTKLNIAITGESGCGKSSFINAMLGLDDDDKDAAKVDMAKTTMEPTPYPHPKHPNITMWELPGIGTPSFRPDSYLQQVNFACYDFFIIISSERFKSTHADLAQEIHRVEKKFFFVRSKVDVDLQNEKRKKSFSEGRILEKIRDDCVTRLQGEGVTSPQVFLVSRWEFGKYDSPQLQETLADDLDLFKRHVFLLSLPSISRPILERKKKALQGEVWKQALVSCTISAIPIPGHPVVCDIPRLMGCMASYREAFDLDDESLVYLAKMTGKPVANLKAVVRSPLTEEISNEMTLNLLAKAKADCMTRTECILSGLRLTGTSVEAELSFWVTYTVLRRFLDDIAEDAQTVLTKALDEEEIVEMASTEEESRSLFQDLDVKVPGMSEKDVEELKAAIETGNLSEAAQKAEEALELSKNTKLNIAITGESGSGKSSFINAMLGLADDDEGAAEVGIIETTTEPIAYLHPTLPNVKMWDLPGIGTPSFRPDTYLQQVSFARYDFFIIVTSKRFRSCNADLAQEIQKMGKKFYFVRSKVDEDLRNESRKRNYDQETTLQTIRDDCVEKLRREGVNSPQVFLISRWEFDQYDSPQLQETLANELDSHKRHVFLLALPNISRPILDKKKEALKNQIWKRALKSCAIAAVPIPHLSVSCDVDILVESMTEYCKVFGLDEESLIKLSKQAGKPVSQLKDVIKTPLAKEISREDALELLSKVSGSAMSQYYNITKFSQYFHCLVKSSKLTDLAWEQGDKEMGETTIKVKKYISLLPVCGTLLAAETSFLVTNYALHFFLDGVAEDAHRVLTQALEVAEKKSV from the exons ATGGAGTTACCAAAAGGTGCGCTGGCTGGTAGATTACAGGAGCAGGATTTTAAGCTCCCCACTTTGTCCAAGGAGGATCTTGAAGAGCTACAGGCCGCCATCGACAGAGGAGATCTTTCAGCAGCAGCTTCCAAAGTTCAGGAATCCCTGGAGCTATTAAAAAATGCCAGCCTCGACATCGCCATCATGGGAGAAGTGGGTGCTGGGAAATCATCCTTCATCAATGCCATCCGGGGTttggaagatgatgatgatggtgcAGCCATGGTTGGCATGGTGGAAACGACAAAGGAGCCGATTGCATATTCTCATCCTAAACTCCCCAATGTGAGGGTGTGGGACCTACCCGGAATCGGGATTTCAAGATTCCGGCCTGACACCTACCTCCGGCTGGTCAACTTTGCCCACTATGATTTCTTCATCATCCTTGTTTCACACAGGTTCAGATCCACGCACGCTGACCTGGTCCGGGAGATCCAGAGAATGGGGAAAAAGTTCTACTTTGTGTATTCCCAGGTGGACATGGACTTGTGTAACGAGAGAAGGAAAAATAACTTCAGCCAGGAGGGTGTCCTGCAGAGAATCCGAAGTCATTGCATCGAGTCCCTGCAGAGACAAGGGGTGAGCTCCCCACAGACTTTCCTCATCTCCAGATGGGAATTCGACAAGTACGATGGTCCCCGACTGCAAGAAGCTCTGGCAGATGAAGTCGATGCTCACAAGAGGCATGTTTTCCTTCTTGCCCTACCCAGCATTTTCAGACCCATCTTCGAAAGGAAGAGGAAAGccctgcagggacaggccagggtACAAGCCCGCACCATCTCCGCCAGTCTTAGCCCGGGTCTCTCCATTGCTTGTGACGTTCCCCAGTTAATGGGATTCATGGCAAGTTACTGCAAGAGCTTTGGCTTGGATGATGACTCCCTGGTTAACCTTGCCCAGCAGGTTGGGAAGCCTGTCGTGGACTTGAGAACTGTGATAAGGTCTCCCCTAGGCAAAGAAATATCTAGTCATTTTACCCTGAATCTGCTGGCCAAGGCTAGAGCTGATTGTATGACGAGAACTGGGCGTATCCTCAGTGCGATACCATTGATCGGTGGTTTGGTGGAGGCACAGGTGGCTTTTTCGGTCACATGCACCATCCTACAGCACTTTCTGGATAATGTGGCTGAAGATGCCCAAAGGGTCCTGATCAAGGCATTGGAAGCGGAAGAGAAAAA gGAGATGGATGCTACTGGAGAAGCTTCATCTGGTATATTTCAAGATCTGGACATTAAACTCCCTAGTATGTCAGAGGAGGAATTCAAAGAGCTAAAGGCCGCGGTTCAAATAGGGAGCCTTTCAGAAGTAGTTTCCAAACTGGAGCAATCAAAAAACACTAAGCTCAATATCGCCATCACGGGAGAGTCAGGATGTGGGAAATCATCCTTCATCAATGCCATGCTGGGTCTGGATGATGATGACAAAGATGCAGCCAAGGTTGATATGGCGAAAACAACAATGGAGCCAACTCCTTATCCTCATCCTAAACATCCAAACATTACCATGTGGGAACTTCCGGGAATTGGGACGCCGAGTTTCCGACCTGACAGCTACCTCCAGCAGGTCAATTTTGCCTGCTATGATTTCTTCATTATCATCTCGTCGGAGCGGTTCAAATCCACCCATGCTGACCTGGCCCAGGAGATCCACAGGGTGGAGAAGAAGTTCTTCTTTGTGCGCTCCAAGGTGGACGTAGACTTGCaaaatgaaaaaaggaagaaaagcttTAGTGAGGGGAGGATTTTGGAGAAAATCAGAGACGATTGTGTGACGAGGttgcagggagaaggggtgaCCTCCCCGCAGGTTTTTCTTGTCTCCAGATGGGAGTTTGGCAAGTACGATTCTCCACAACTACAGGAAACTCTGGCAGATGACCTCGACTTGTTCAAGAGACATgttttccttctttccctgcccagCATTTCCAGACCCATCCTGGAAAGGAAGAAGAAAGCCCTGCAGGGAGAGGTCTGGAAACAAGCCCTGGTGTCCTGCACCATCTCTGCCATTCCTATCCCAGGTCACCCTGTTGTTTGTGACATTCCCCGGTTGATGGGCTGCATGGCAAGTTACCGCGAGGCTTTTGACTTGGATGATGAGTCCCTGGTTTACCTTGCCAAGATGACTGGGAAGCCCGTCGCAAACTTGAAAGCTGTGGTAAGGTCCCCTCTAACTGAAGAAATATCAAATGAGATGACGTTGAATCTGCTGGCCAAGGCTAAAGCTGATTGCATGACAAGAACAGAATGTATCCTCAGTGGGTTACGATTGACTGGTACATCTGTCGAGGCAGAGTTGTCTTTTTGGGTCACCTACACTGTCCTGCGGCGCTTTCTAGATGACATCGCTGAAGATGCCCAAACAGTCCTGACCAAGGCATTGGACGAAGAAGAGATAGT ggaGATGGCGTCTACAGAAGAGGAATCGAGGAGCCTATTTCAAGATCTGGATGTTAAAGTCCCTGGTATGTCCGAGAAGGATGTTGAAGAGCTAAAGGCTGCCATTGAAACAGGGAACCTTTCGGAAGCAGCTCAAAAAGCAGAGGAGGCCCTAGAGCTGTCAAAAAACACCAAGCTCAACATCGCCATCACGGGAGAGTCGGGATCTGGGAAATCGTCCTTCATCAACGCCATGCTAGGATTAGCCGACGATGATGAAGGAGCGGCCGAGGTTGGCATCATAGAAACGACAACAGAGCCAATCGCTTATCTGCATCCCACACTCCCCAATGTGAAGATGTGGGACTTGCCTGGGATCGGGACACCAAGCTTCCGGCCTGACACCTACCTTCAACAGGTCAGCTTTGCCCGCTATGACTTCTTCATCATTGTCACTTCGAAGCGCTTCAGATCCTGTAACGCAGACCTGGCCCAGGAGATCCAGAAGATGGGGAAGAAGTTCTACTTTGTGCGCTCCAAAGTGGACGAGGACTTGAGAAACGAAAGTAGAAAAAGAAACTACGACCAGGAGACCACCTTGCAGACAATCCGAGACGACTGTGTGGAGAAGCTGAGGAGGGAAGGAGTAAATTCCCCACAGGTTTTCCTCATTTCCAGGTGGGAATTCGACCAGTACGATTCTCCTCAACTGCAGGAAACTCTGGCCAACGAACTGGACTCTCACAAGAGACACGTTTTCCTCTTGGCGCTTCCCAACATCTCAAGGCCAATCCTGGATAAGAAAAAAGAAGCCCTGAAGAACCAGATCTGGAAACGAGCCCTGAAGTCGTGCGCTATTGCGgctgttcccatcccccacctctcTGTCTCATGTGACGTTGACATCCTGGTGGAATCCATGACCGAGTACTGCAAAGTCTTCGGTTTGGATGAAGAATCCCTCATTAAATTGTCCAAACAGGCCGGGAAACCCGTGTCTCAGTTGAAGGATGTGATCAAGACCCCATTGGCCAAGGAAATATCAAGAGAAGATGCTTTGGAGCTGCTGAGCAAGGTTTCAGGTAGTGCAATGAGTCAATATTACAATATTACAAAATTCAGTCAATATTTCCACTGCTTGGTCAAATCGTCTAAGCTTACTGATCTTGCCTGGGAGCAAGGGGACAAGGAGATGGGTGAAACCACGATAAAAGTTAAAAAGTACATAAGTCTCCTACCAGTGTGTGGAACCCTCCTAGCTGCAGAGACCTCATTCCTAGTCACAAACTACGCCCTGCATTTCTTTCTGGATGGCGTTGCTGAGGATGCCCATCGGGTGCTCACCCAGGCTCTGGAGGTGGCAGAGAAAAAGTCCGTTTAG
- the LOC123351333 gene encoding uncharacterized protein LOC123351333 isoform X2 → MELPKGALAGRLQEQDFKLPTLSKEDLEELQAAIDRGDLSAAASKVQESLELLKNASLDIAIMGEVGAGKSSFINAIRGLEDDDDGAAMVGMVETTKEPIAYSHPKLPNVRVWDLPGIGISRFRPDTYLRLVNFAHYDFFIILVSHRFRSTHADLVREIQRMGKKFYFVYSQVDMDLCNERRKNNFSQEGVLQRIRSHCIESLQRQGVSSPQTFLISRWEFDKYDGPRLQEALADEVDAHKRHVFLLALPSIFRPIFERKRKALQGQARVQARTISASLSPGLSIACDVPQLMGFMASYCKSFGLDDDSLVNLAQQVGKPVVDLRTVIRSPLGKEISSHFTLNLLAKARADCMTRTGRILSAIPLIGGLVEAQVAFSVTCTILQHFLDNVAEDAQRVLIKALEAEEKKEMDATGEASSGIFQDLDIKLPSMSEEEFKELKAAVQIGSLSEVVSKLEQSKNTKLNIAITGESGCGKSSFINAMLGLDDDDKDAAKVDMAKTTMEPTPYPHPKHPNITMWELPGIGTPSFRPDSYLQQVNFACYDFFIIISSERFKSTHADLAQEIHRVEKKFFFVRSKVDVDLQNEKRKKSFSEGRILEKIRDDCVTRLQGEGVTSPQVFLVSRWEFGKYDSPQLQETLADDLDLFKRHVFLLSLPSISRPILERKKKALQGEVWKQALVSCTISAIPIPGHPVVCDIPRLMGCMASYREAFDLDDESLVYLAKMTGKPVANLKAVVRSPLTEEISNEMTLNLLAKAKADCMTRTECILSGLRLTGTSVEAELSFWVTYTVLRRFLDDIAEDAQTVLTKALDEEEIVEMASTEEESRSLFQDLDVKVPGMSEKDVEELKAAIETGNLSEAAQKAEEALELSKNTKLNIAITGESGSGKSSFINAMLGLADDDEGAAEVGIIETTTEPIAYLHPTLPNVKMWDLPGIGTPSFRPDTYLQQVSFARYDFFIIVTSKRFRSCNADLAQEIQKMGKKFYFVRSKVDEDLRNESRKRNYDQETTLQTIRDDCVEKLRREGVNSPQVFLISRWEFDQYDSPQLQETLANELDSHKRHVFLLALPNISRPILDKKKEALKNQIWKRALKSCAIAAVPIPHLSVSCDVDILVESMTEYCKVFGLDEESLIKLSKQAGKPVSQLKDVIKTPLAKEISREDALELLSKVSDVQVHLGAHKVKLLPHPPDLLGQFSMVGSEPLRSNDDEEVIAIECHLLQAPEGIEEGRFPRS, encoded by the exons ATGGAGTTACCAAAAGGTGCGCTGGCTGGTAGATTACAGGAGCAGGATTTTAAGCTCCCCACTTTGTCCAAGGAGGATCTTGAAGAGCTACAGGCCGCCATCGACAGAGGAGATCTTTCAGCAGCAGCTTCCAAAGTTCAGGAATCCCTGGAGCTATTAAAAAATGCCAGCCTCGACATCGCCATCATGGGAGAAGTGGGTGCTGGGAAATCATCCTTCATCAATGCCATCCGGGGTttggaagatgatgatgatggtgcAGCCATGGTTGGCATGGTGGAAACGACAAAGGAGCCGATTGCATATTCTCATCCTAAACTCCCCAATGTGAGGGTGTGGGACCTACCCGGAATCGGGATTTCAAGATTCCGGCCTGACACCTACCTCCGGCTGGTCAACTTTGCCCACTATGATTTCTTCATCATCCTTGTTTCACACAGGTTCAGATCCACGCACGCTGACCTGGTCCGGGAGATCCAGAGAATGGGGAAAAAGTTCTACTTTGTGTATTCCCAGGTGGACATGGACTTGTGTAACGAGAGAAGGAAAAATAACTTCAGCCAGGAGGGTGTCCTGCAGAGAATCCGAAGTCATTGCATCGAGTCCCTGCAGAGACAAGGGGTGAGCTCCCCACAGACTTTCCTCATCTCCAGATGGGAATTCGACAAGTACGATGGTCCCCGACTGCAAGAAGCTCTGGCAGATGAAGTCGATGCTCACAAGAGGCATGTTTTCCTTCTTGCCCTACCCAGCATTTTCAGACCCATCTTCGAAAGGAAGAGGAAAGccctgcagggacaggccagggtACAAGCCCGCACCATCTCCGCCAGTCTTAGCCCGGGTCTCTCCATTGCTTGTGACGTTCCCCAGTTAATGGGATTCATGGCAAGTTACTGCAAGAGCTTTGGCTTGGATGATGACTCCCTGGTTAACCTTGCCCAGCAGGTTGGGAAGCCTGTCGTGGACTTGAGAACTGTGATAAGGTCTCCCCTAGGCAAAGAAATATCTAGTCATTTTACCCTGAATCTGCTGGCCAAGGCTAGAGCTGATTGTATGACGAGAACTGGGCGTATCCTCAGTGCGATACCATTGATCGGTGGTTTGGTGGAGGCACAGGTGGCTTTTTCGGTCACATGCACCATCCTACAGCACTTTCTGGATAATGTGGCTGAAGATGCCCAAAGGGTCCTGATCAAGGCATTGGAAGCGGAAGAGAAAAA gGAGATGGATGCTACTGGAGAAGCTTCATCTGGTATATTTCAAGATCTGGACATTAAACTCCCTAGTATGTCAGAGGAGGAATTCAAAGAGCTAAAGGCCGCGGTTCAAATAGGGAGCCTTTCAGAAGTAGTTTCCAAACTGGAGCAATCAAAAAACACTAAGCTCAATATCGCCATCACGGGAGAGTCAGGATGTGGGAAATCATCCTTCATCAATGCCATGCTGGGTCTGGATGATGATGACAAAGATGCAGCCAAGGTTGATATGGCGAAAACAACAATGGAGCCAACTCCTTATCCTCATCCTAAACATCCAAACATTACCATGTGGGAACTTCCGGGAATTGGGACGCCGAGTTTCCGACCTGACAGCTACCTCCAGCAGGTCAATTTTGCCTGCTATGATTTCTTCATTATCATCTCGTCGGAGCGGTTCAAATCCACCCATGCTGACCTGGCCCAGGAGATCCACAGGGTGGAGAAGAAGTTCTTCTTTGTGCGCTCCAAGGTGGACGTAGACTTGCaaaatgaaaaaaggaagaaaagcttTAGTGAGGGGAGGATTTTGGAGAAAATCAGAGACGATTGTGTGACGAGGttgcagggagaaggggtgaCCTCCCCGCAGGTTTTTCTTGTCTCCAGATGGGAGTTTGGCAAGTACGATTCTCCACAACTACAGGAAACTCTGGCAGATGACCTCGACTTGTTCAAGAGACATgttttccttctttccctgcccagCATTTCCAGACCCATCCTGGAAAGGAAGAAGAAAGCCCTGCAGGGAGAGGTCTGGAAACAAGCCCTGGTGTCCTGCACCATCTCTGCCATTCCTATCCCAGGTCACCCTGTTGTTTGTGACATTCCCCGGTTGATGGGCTGCATGGCAAGTTACCGCGAGGCTTTTGACTTGGATGATGAGTCCCTGGTTTACCTTGCCAAGATGACTGGGAAGCCCGTCGCAAACTTGAAAGCTGTGGTAAGGTCCCCTCTAACTGAAGAAATATCAAATGAGATGACGTTGAATCTGCTGGCCAAGGCTAAAGCTGATTGCATGACAAGAACAGAATGTATCCTCAGTGGGTTACGATTGACTGGTACATCTGTCGAGGCAGAGTTGTCTTTTTGGGTCACCTACACTGTCCTGCGGCGCTTTCTAGATGACATCGCTGAAGATGCCCAAACAGTCCTGACCAAGGCATTGGACGAAGAAGAGATAGT ggaGATGGCGTCTACAGAAGAGGAATCGAGGAGCCTATTTCAAGATCTGGATGTTAAAGTCCCTGGTATGTCCGAGAAGGATGTTGAAGAGCTAAAGGCTGCCATTGAAACAGGGAACCTTTCGGAAGCAGCTCAAAAAGCAGAGGAGGCCCTAGAGCTGTCAAAAAACACCAAGCTCAACATCGCCATCACGGGAGAGTCGGGATCTGGGAAATCGTCCTTCATCAACGCCATGCTAGGATTAGCCGACGATGATGAAGGAGCGGCCGAGGTTGGCATCATAGAAACGACAACAGAGCCAATCGCTTATCTGCATCCCACACTCCCCAATGTGAAGATGTGGGACTTGCCTGGGATCGGGACACCAAGCTTCCGGCCTGACACCTACCTTCAACAGGTCAGCTTTGCCCGCTATGACTTCTTCATCATTGTCACTTCGAAGCGCTTCAGATCCTGTAACGCAGACCTGGCCCAGGAGATCCAGAAGATGGGGAAGAAGTTCTACTTTGTGCGCTCCAAAGTGGACGAGGACTTGAGAAACGAAAGTAGAAAAAGAAACTACGACCAGGAGACCACCTTGCAGACAATCCGAGACGACTGTGTGGAGAAGCTGAGGAGGGAAGGAGTAAATTCCCCACAGGTTTTCCTCATTTCCAGGTGGGAATTCGACCAGTACGATTCTCCTCAACTGCAGGAAACTCTGGCCAACGAACTGGACTCTCACAAGAGACACGTTTTCCTCTTGGCGCTTCCCAACATCTCAAGGCCAATCCTGGATAAGAAAAAAGAAGCCCTGAAGAACCAGATCTGGAAACGAGCCCTGAAGTCGTGCGCTATTGCGgctgttcccatcccccacctctcTGTCTCATGTGACGTTGACATCCTGGTGGAATCCATGACCGAGTACTGCAAAGTCTTCGGTTTGGATGAAGAATCCCTCATTAAATTGTCCAAACAGGCCGGGAAACCCGTGTCTCAGTTGAAGGATGTGATCAAGACCCCATTGGCCAAGGAAATATCAAGAGAAGATGCTTTGGAGCTGCTGAGCAAGGTTTCAG
- the LOC123351928 gene encoding interferon-inducible GTPase 5-like — translation MESLSALTKGIDIESDPKGFFNAALQVYEKFMELFKDGGQVEAASKAQEDLESLENTKLNIAVTGETGSGKSSFINALRGLRAEDQGAAQTGVVETTTELTAYPHPSYPNVILWDLPGIGAMDFRPERYLQKVNFSRYDFFVIVASERFRSCHADLAREIQRMEKKFYFVRCKVDEDLANARRAHPQAYVEENVLQRIRENARKCLRDQGAINPQVFLLSNWDLGQYDFPLLEETLEKDLPHLQRLVFLLSLPNFSPEIIEKKKSALRGHLWKISLVSAFIHVLPMGGVSLACDVGLLLVSMIAFYKQFSLDDDSLAKLARRAGKPVAELKAVIVSPQGEVLTRDVLMKKIVQVGCGLTRSVERCFGLVPVISTVGAAGLSFATSYSILSNFLEKVAEDAQRVRKKALE, via the coding sequence ATGGAGTCTCTCTCAGCTCTGACGAAGGGCATTGACATTGAGTCAGACCCCAAGGGGTTTTTCAATGCAGCGCTACAGGTGTATGAAAAATTCATGGAGCTTTTCAAGGATGGAGGCCAGGTAGAGGCAGCCTCCAAAGCTCAAGAAGATCTGGAGTCTCTGGAAAACACCAAGCTCAACATTGCTGTCACGGGGGAGACGGGCTCTGGAAAATCCTCCTTCATCAACGCCCTCCGCGGTTTGCGTGCTGAAGATCAAGGTGCGGCTCAGACTGGGGTCGTAGAAACCACAACAGAGCTGACGGCTTATCCCCATCCAAGCTACCCGAACGTGATCCTGTGGGACCTGCCGGGGATCGGGGCGATGGATTTTCGACCAGAGAGATACCTCCAGAAGGTGAATTTCAGCCGCTATGACTTCTTTGTCATTGTTGCTTCAGAGCGGTTCCGATCCTGCCACGCCGACCTGGCCCGGGAGATCCAGAGGATGGAGAAGAAGTTCTATTTTGTGCGCTGCAAAGTGGATGAAGACTTGGCCAACGCAAGAAGGGCTCATCCTCAAGCCTACGTCGAAGAGAATGTTCTCCAGAGGATCAGGGAGAACGCCAGGAAATGCCTGAGAGATCAAGGAGCAATCAACCCCCAGGTCTTTCTTCTCTCCAACTGGGACTTAGGCCAGTATGATTTTCCCTTGCTGGAGGAGACTCTGGAGAAGGACCTCCCCCATCTACAGAGACTTGTGTTCCTGCTCAGCCTCCCCAACTTCTCTCCGGAAATCATAGAGAAGAAGAAATCTGCTCTGCGTGGGCACTTATGGAAAATATCCCTGGTGTCGGCTTTTATCCATGTCCTTCCCATGGGGGGTGTCTCTCTCGCCTGTGATGTTGGCCTCCTGTTGGTATCCATGATCGCCTTCTACAAACAATTCAGCCTTGACGATGACTCCTTAGCTAAGCTGGCCAGGCGGGCTGGGAAGCCTGTCGCAGAGCTCAAGGCTGTGATCGTCTCACCGCAAGGGGAAGTTCTCACCCGAGATGTATTAATGAAGAAGATTGTCCAGGTTGGGTGCGGCCTCACCCGCTCAGTCGAACGATGCTTTGGCCTCGTCCCAGTGATTAGCACCGTGGGTGCCGCCGGGTTGTCCTTTGCCACGTCCTACTCCATTCTGTCAAACTTCCTGGAGAAGGTGGCTGAGGATGCACAAAGGGTTCGCAAGAAAGCTCTGGAGTAA